The Desulfovibrio sp. G11 region ACGACGCCCTTACCGGACTGCGCAGCCGCACCTATTATGGAATGACTGTCGACAAGCTGGAACAGCAGCAGATGCGGCCCGTCAGCATCATCATCGCCGACATGGACGGACTCAAAATGGTCAACGACCATGTAGGCCATACCGAAGGCAGCGAAATGCTCTGCCAGGCAGCCATCATACTGCGCGGCAGTCTCAATGCCACCGACTGTATCGCCCGCATGGGCGGCGATGAATTTGCCGCCATTGTGCCGGGTTGCGCCAAGGAAGACCTTGAGGCGCTCATCCAGCGGGTCAGAGACGCTTTTGATGCCTATAATGCCGACCCGGACCATGTGCCGACACACATGTCTGTGGGCGGAGCATGCGCTGACGACATGAACACCACCCTGGCCCAGGCCCTGTCGGAGGCGGATCGCAACATGCTGGCCGTCAAGCACGAAAGCAGCCCAAAGTGGCGCCTGCGCATAAAAAACTGGATAGAAAACCGGACCGGCAAGACAATTCAGCTTGAAGACAGCCGCTACAGGATGCCCCCCACGCACGACGACTCTTGACGTGGAGCGCA contains the following coding sequences:
- a CDS encoding GGDEF domain-containing protein → MQIEFINNPKMGDSFECTYRMQRGDGTWAWILSRGYVTHRDASGKAIRVVGLHTDVSASQGDRARLEELVRNDALTGLRSRTYYGMTVDKLEQQQMRPVSIIIADMDGLKMVNDHVGHTEGSEMLCQAAIILRGSLNATDCIARMGGDEFAAIVPGCAKEDLEALIQRVRDAFDAYNADPDHVPTHMSVGGACADDMNTTLAQALSEADRNMLAVKHESSPKWRLRIKNWIENRTGKTIQLEDSRYRMPPTHDDS